The Etheostoma cragini isolate CJK2018 chromosome 10, CSU_Ecrag_1.0, whole genome shotgun sequence nucleotide sequence ggacaacatggggacaacatgtgagttaaaaatgaaagaacaaaTGAAAGAGTGAACAAACGATGGATTACACAGTCAGACAGTGTGTTGCTGAGAGGCACTTGGGCAGCCGCGGTGGGTTTTTAACCGGCGGCGTCTCATCACTCACCGACTCGGATGAATCCATCTTCTGTCCGATGGTACTTTGGTGTTTTCTCCCTCCCGTCTGTCAAGGCCTCCTTCTCTGCCTGAATgttctgcagacacacacacagacacacacacacagacacacacagacacacacagacacacacaaacacacacacacagacacacacagacacacacagacacacacagacacacacagacagtccaACGTGTGAACTTAGTCTCCCAGATAACATCCAACAGCTAACACTCAGGCTACAGTCATACTGAGCCGATGTACTACTGCTAGGagcagtgcttcggctgtgTGTACTTCCACCAAATATAGTCCCAAGTCAacatctgcctaggaaatcgcTTTAATCTGCCCAGCTGTTTGTACTTGTTGCAGATTtccaggccacaagaagtaattaggtttagtttttgttttcgttggctcacttttactcacaacatgctgaccgacaacataggattccattcattatgctaagctaagctagcggCGGCGCATGCACTGAGACCAGAATGCATTTGCCCCGTAGCAGTAGGGCAGTAGCTCTGGTAGCTGGAGAGTGCCAGTTCCCCTCCTGGCCCCTGCCAAGGCTcgtgtaaattgtaattcccccccctccctggGGATTAATGGACAGAATAAATGATCAGAAAGTGACGATCGAGCTACAGACGCAACACATAAACAGTCTCTTAGTAGCGTGGAGATTCAAAGACTCACGTCGAACGGCAGGACCTCCACGGACGTGTTGAAGAGTTTATCTCCCGGATGTTCGATGTTCCCGCTCCGAAAGAAATACCTGAGAGAGGAACATTTAGATATTTAGAACAAGAACTTGTTAAATGAAATAATCTAAAACTGGCAATACGTTGATTTAAATCATCAATAGGATTACTTTAGTGTAGTCTGGATCAACCTCTGGTTACCACTCTGGTTACCACCCTGGTACCCCTGGTTATCACCCTGGTACCCCCTGGTTACCACCCTGGTTATCACCCTGGTTACCACCCTGGTACCCCCTGGTTACCACCCTGGTTACCACCCTGGTACCCCTGGTAGTCCTCACCTCTCGATGCGGACAGGTGTGAAGAAGCGTATCCGAATGAAGTCCCCTGCTACAGGCGTGAAGGCCCAGAAGAAGTCCTCCCCCAGGTAGGCCTTCTCCAGGGTGAAGTGCTGGTAGGTCTTCAGGCTGGTGGTCACCTCGGCCAGCGGGTTGGCGTGGCCCTTATGGAGGGTCTGCTTCCCAAAGTCCTTATCCTGGAGGAACACATGGAGTTTGTTGGGTCTGAATGTAAGTTCTTCTCATACTCTCTTACTGAGCTCTTTCAGTGCAAGACTCATTCCCccacaatgcaccacagagcgccacaggaagttattcctgcctgtggccatcaaactccCTAAAGACGAAGATCCAGCTGCATCGTTACTATCTAATCCAGGGATTTACATATGGacatgtattgttgttttagaaTTATAAGAATACAAATTTCAGCTTCAGATTTTATCACAGCTCATAAGCATaagattttagattttacaaTTGCAACCGATATTAAATAAGggctaataaaaataatgatgaagTGATAATTACATACACATAACACATGAAGAGAAAACATAAAGAAGAAAGCTTCAAGTActtcaaaaactacaacaacaaggggaagacaacacgagggttaacatCGCGTTTCCTTCACCTCACTTCTCTCATAATGTTACTGATAGCATctatcaataaatatctatccctctgtctatctatctatctatctatctatctatctatccatccatccctctatctatctatccatctatctctctatctatttatccacccctctatctctccatccctctatctatctatccatccctctatctatctatccctctatctgtgtgtgtgtgtgtgtgtgtatgagagtgtgtgtgagcgtgtgtgtgtatgagagcgtgtgtgtgtgtatgtgtgtgtgtgtgtgtgtgtctgtgtgtatgagtgtgtgtgtgtgtgtgtgtgtgtgtgtgtgtgtgagcgtgagtgagcatgtgtgtgtctgtgNNNNNNNNNNNNNNNNNNNNNNNNNNNNNNNNNNNNNNNNNNNNNNNNNNNNNNNNNNNNNNNNNNNNNNNNNNNNNNNNNNNNNNNNNNNNNNNNNNNNGGGGGGCCGTCGGACTCAAAGatcaatctgattggtggagagctAGCCCTTCACTAGCGAATCAGCACATTTATGTTAAATCTCTCACCGGAGACGAGGAGCGGGACTAGACTCTTAGAATCTGAGGAacatctttcaaactgacctttaaTCTGAAACGAAGATGCagcacacgtgtgtgtgtgtgtgtgtgtgtgtgtgtgtgtgtgtgtgtgtgtgtgtgtgtgtgtgtgtgagatgaagacagattcagctgGTCGGCCGATTTCTTCTTAAAATCTTCCAGAAACACGGTTCGGGGatctattttagtaaaatatgagattgtattctgccAAAACCAGGGGACGCGCTCGCCATTACAGATGGGTTATACAGTGGTTTGGCGCTTTGTAgcttttcacaatgttttgtcattttttcgacttgggctttttttttcagcGTTTTTTCAgcgtttttaaaacttttttgcagaagttttgcattttttcccccatgttttgggctttttttcagCGTTTTTCATACTTTTGCAAAAACGAGATTGTACTCTGAACGAGGCATTATGGTCGGTTTGTATTTTCAGGAGAAGCCGGACCCACGTGACCCGCTCGCCAGGTCAGAGGTCCGAAAAGATTGGcagtaagaaaaaataaaaacaacatttagtcAACTCGCTTTTAACTTTTAAGCAACGAACATTTAAGTTGAGTCCTCACTGTTGGACTGGTGTGGGTTCCAGTATTAAGAACcgctttttattattatttattaacgTTTTTATCGACTTATATTGGTCTGGCTCTGGTTTCTAGtgaatgtattttgtgtattgTGCATTTTTCTTCAATCCTGTTTTTTCGGGTGCCTCGTGTGCTTGTTTACATTTCATGTTGTGACGCTTCTCTTCTCCCACGATCGAACGTGCCAGAGCGTTGGGACccgagctaatgttagcaaatcattctggttaaacaaagaaatggtgATTATGTAAAACATTGAGATGAGACCACTGTGTAATAGTTGTTACTGTGATGAGAGACTACTCACGGCATCCTTCTCCGGGTTGCACACCTTGACCCACATGATGTGGTCCAGCAGCCAGTCGATGGGCTTGTCTTTGTAGAACATCAGCATGAACTCCACGATGAGCGACAGGTCCAACGACTTGAACATCTTACCTGCCGGAGAAGAAGGGATTCACTTTAGTGCACGGGGGACGCAGGGGGACACCAGCTATACACAGGGGACACGGGGGACACCAGCTATACGCAGGAGGACATGGGGGACGCAGGGGGACACCAGCTATACGCAGGAGGACACGGGGGNNNNNNNNNNNNNNNNNNNNNNNNNNNNNNNNNNNNNNNNNNNNNNNNNNNNNNNNNNNNNNNNNNNNNNNNNNNNNNNNNNNNNNNNNNNNNNNNNNNNcccccctctctctctctctgtgtctctctcttacacacacacacacacaagcacacgcacacacacacacacacacacacatatacctggtgtggaaataaaaaaaataaaaaagaaccaaaaacaaaaaaaaatcacactgatcataaaaaagttaaaagttaaaaaaataaagttatactgagtatgaaaacacttgttcattacattttacttcataattgcaacggcatgtgttgtattcattgttgcaaaacgttctgtatatagtttgtttgttaccatgacaacaccattgatctgaagctcgatgctttcatgtaaatagttttcaaatcagcaataaatataacaatttctgatcaactcatactagttgcatgcttaaataacataccggttaaagcctcgcacatttcaagacaacccgacccacttccgggttaaatctgaccacttccggtttaggccccgcccactCCGAGTAcggatacagatacagataattcatgtggtaaacagatacagatgatgctgtactcgctcatccctggTTTGTAGCGAGCATTTAACGGGTGTGATTGTGATTGTGCGTGTTTGTGATTGTGCGTGTTTGTGATTGTGCGTGTTTGTGATTGTGCGTGTTTGTGATTGTGCGTGTTTGTGattgtgcgtgtttgtgtctCCGTCAGAAACACTGCGACAGGCAGAAAGCAAACCTGAGGATTCGCTTCAAACCGTCTCTCTTCCAACATGTCGGCACGCACTCGTCTCTGGCTGGAAAAATACAGAAGCTCAAGGTAATTagagagtgtgtgcgtgtgtgtgtgtgcatgtgtgtgtgcgtgtgtgcatgtgtgtgtgtgtgtgtgtgtgtgatgttgaaTCCAAAGGCACATTTCATTCCAAGTCTTTTGTTTCTTGCTTGAGTACCTTTGCTAAGTCAGTACCTCAATTTCTATTATTTTACCTTATCGTTGTCTGCAGCAGGCTggttgcaggggggggggggggctccacCCCCGTACATTGTAGAAACCCTACCTAAATTATGGGccttaaaaatagaaacatctTACATGTTTTTGCTTCTCATTAGGTGGCAGGAGTGAAAATGTATAATCTTCTACATTTGTTGTGTTCTACTTTTTGAAAgataaagttaaacaaaaagtgacaaaaaatgcaaaaaaacaagaaaacgtcaggataaaaaaactaagaaatacaaacaagtgtCAAAACAAATTAGTATATTACAAAAATCATGTTTTCCCAAATGATGTCAGCGGCTTACTAAACAGTGTCGTAGTGTAAATGGAGCTGCAATCTGCTCCCATCGATTGGACATCGATCCGCCGGTCTCGGACCAGCGCCTCCCTCCTCGTTGTGGAGATTGAACTCGGAGGCCTACCCGCATGGAGCTGTTCACAGATGGAGGTTAAATGCAGCttccccacccccccacccccccacccccccagccTGAACACGCCAgccctggtttaaaaaaaaaaaaactcaaattgaaNNNNNNNNNNNNNNNNNNNNNNNNNNNNNNNNNNNNNNNNNNNNNNNNNNNNNNNNNNNNNNNNNNNNNNNNNNNNNNNNNNNNNNNNNNNNNNNNNNNNggcaacatggggacaacatgagggcaacatgaggacaacatgggggcaacatgaggacaacatgaggacaacatgagggcaacatgagggttaatccGTGAAGCTCTTTTTTGCCCTTTCAGGTTTTTCCAGTATTTGTGAATGCTGGTTAATCTTAGCTCTTAACCCTCACACACCAGGTCCACAGGAACAGCGTCCATGTTGCCCCCGTCAGTTGAAGGCGGCGTCCGTCCAGCGGTGAATCCAACGTCAACCATTTAGAGGCGGTTTAAAAGAGGAGACTCACCGATGAAGCCGAGCTGGGAGAACTCCAGGATCATCCACTCCTCTGACGGCTGCTGCAGAGCAAAGTTCTTCATGGTGGTGAAGTAGTTCGGACGAGCGACTATATCATCCTCtaactggagagagagagggaaagagagacagaaagagagagagagagggggaaagagagagagagagagggaaagagagacagagagagacagaaagagagagagagggggagagagagagagagagatggaaagagagacagagagaacttGAAAATTCAGTTGGTTGTCATATCCAAGTTCACCGCTAGATGGAAGACATTCTGTAACTTTAGGTTTGGTGTCAGGTTGTCATTATAGAGATGAGACTTTGAATCtttgcttcacacacacacacacacacacacacacacacacacacacacacacacacacacacacacacacacacacacacacacacaccgaggtAACGGCTGACTTCGGGCAACAAAGGGTGCAGCGAAGAAAGTTAAAATTAGAAACCAAACCAACAGTTGTGGTTTTGATTAAAACATTCCCGACATGAACCCCCGTTTGTAAAGCGTCCATATTCTGCTCTAACAGGTTCATATCGGTATTTAGAGATTgtgccagaataggtttatgtactctaatttttaaaaactgcatatttttgttgttgtactgcacattgcagcagctcctcttttcaccctgtgtgttgagctctctgttttagctcccgAGTGAGACATcgcacttctatactatctttgttgggagtcacacagggacagtacctaggtaaggactactagccagtcagaagcagagtatgagggtcctgacagtacctaggtaaggactacNNNNNNNNNNNNNNNNNNNNNNNNNNNNNNNNNNNNNNNNNNNNNNNNNNNNNNNNNNNNNNNNNNNNNNNNNNNNNNNNNNNNNNNNNNNNNNNNNNNNGCAGTATACCCAGTACTAGCCAGTATACAGCGCAGTATACCCAGTACTAGCCAGTATACAGCGCAGTATACCCAGTACCACGCGTTAGACTACACCGCTGCTGTCCTCCTGGAGCCGATCAGTTCTCCAGAACAGTTACTAGACAcattaaaagattaaatattaaacatgaagtcaaatataaaatgcattcatttaaaatataaaatgcatttatttgaaatttaaaacttagtttatacaaacacacaaacatacagctacacacacacacacacacacacatagagatacacacacacacacacacacacatacggctagagatacacacacacacacacacacacacggatacaggtacacacacacacacacacacacggatacagctacacacacacacacacacacacacacatagagatacacacacacacacacacacatggatagagatacacacacacatacacacacacacacacacacacacgcatggatagagatacacacacacacacacaca carries:
- the mgat4b gene encoding alpha-1,3-mannosyl-glycoprotein 4-beta-N-acetylglucosaminyltransferase B is translated as CVCVCVCVVSIVMGVPSVKREVHSYLTDTLTSLMSELSPTEKEDCVIVVFIAEADQQYASSVADNLKRLFPAEIQSGLLEVVSPSVHFYPDFSRLRESFGDPKERVSSLEDDIVARPNYFTTMKNFALQQPSEEWMILEFSQLGFIGKMFKSLDLSLIVEFMLMFYKDKPIDWLLDHIMWVKVCNPEKDAVSSLSSQPNKLHVFLQDKDFGKQTLHKGHANPLAEVTTSLKTYQHFTLEKAYLGEDFFWAFTPVAGDFIRIRFFTPVRIERYFFRSGNIEHPGDKLFNTSVEVLPFDNIQAEKEALTDGREKTPKYHRTEDGFIRVGTFKNGIAEGEVDASFGPLEAMRLSVLTDSPVWVILSEVRIKDRS